A section of the Triticum dicoccoides isolate Atlit2015 ecotype Zavitan chromosome 7A, WEW_v2.0, whole genome shotgun sequence genome encodes:
- the LOC119327721 gene encoding uncharacterized protein LOC119327721, translating to MISHCPASGQHAAPHRRTSHSPGRLPLLCLNFFSNLHLASLIFLYEARQEACSFCYYSSSQKVDLPCRLCKPPFSVVVSMFEPNVLIFRGPNVSTTPPAACVRKPSANSDLLLLSSTSYLILSKYACAQLKFDYEQESRRGEGQPHRGLRVAFDAPHRLEAVSPNPVGLHVHPSSMSSWVGCKDARSNLTSFVSLKQARRSIRSF from the exons ATGATCTCACATTGCCCCGCGTCTGGCCAGCACGCTGCCCCTCATCGGCGCACCTCCCACTCACCTGGACGGCTTCCCCTCCTCTGCTTGAACTTCTTCTCCAACCTCCACCTCGCCAGCCTGATATTCCTCTATGAAGCCCGGCAGGAGGCGTGCTCTTTCTGTTACTATTCTTCTTCACAAAAGGTTGACTTGCCTTGTAGACTCTGCAAACCACCATTTTCTGTAGTAGTTAGTATGTTTGAGCCCAATGTGTTGATTTTTAGGGGTCCAAATGTGTCTACCACTCCACCTGCCGCATGTGTGCGCAAACCGTCAGCCAACTCTGACCTCCTGCTCCTCTCTTCAACTTCATATTTAATCCTATCCAAGTATGCGTGTGCGCAGCTAAAGTTCGACTATGAACAGGAGAGCCGGAGAGGTGAGGGTCAGCCTCACAGAGGACTGCGGGTCGCCTTTGATGCTCCGCACAGACTTGAGGCAGTGTCGCCAAACCCCGTCGGATTGCACGTCCACCCGAGCTCCATGTCCAGCTGGGTCGGATGCAAGGACGCAAGGTCCAATCTGACCTCTTTTGTTTCTTTGAAACAAGCACGGAGAAGCATCAG AAGTTTCTAA